TGTTCCTCAATATAACCATTAAATTCTCGAAAAGAATTAATATGAGGATTATCAGCCCTTTTAAAAGTACCGATTTCCACTTCATAATCATTACGAGTATCCACCAACTTCACATCAGATTGAGAAATTAACTCATTCCACTCACGGGGAGATAAATAAGTGCCGACTTGCTCATTGGGATTGGCTTCAGGAATACCAAAAGTAATAATTTCTTTTTTAATTTTTACCTTCATCCTCTCAAAAGGCACATAATCCATTGGGGAATACTTCACATCAAAACCCTGATACCCAATAAGTTTTTCCACCTCCTCCACAACCTTATCAATGGCTTCTGTCACGCCGACAATATTACTATTAATTCCTTCAGAAGCAATTAAGATAGTACCTTTTATCCCGAAACCATTACATAAATTTAATAACTTTTCCTGTAATATTTCAAGGTCTTTTAAGGGAGTAAAATGATAAAAAGAAGCAAAGGTAAATTTCATATCCTATCTAGTCTTAATATTCTGAAAAGTTAACTAATGAAAATTGGCAACAGTTATCCAACATAGTCCATTAATTTTCAATAATCATACCATGGAATTACGACAAAATTATTGGGCATTGCTGATTTTGAGCATGAAACATTATTGAATTACAGTAATAGTATAGTATTAAAACTATTATTACTATTGCCCATTCCCTATGGCCAAACTAAACTAAAAATCATACCTTAATTCACCAACACCCATTATTGATTAAGACTTAACCAATAAATAAACCCCCACCCCAAAACAAATAAAATTAGGAAGCCATGCCGCCATTGTCGGTGATAGTACATCAATTAAACCAAGACTACCGATAAAAAAACTCATCAGATAGTAGCCAAAAACAATTAAAACCGTTAAACCAAAACTTGTTCCCTTATTGTTTTGATTAAATTTTGCCCCTATACTAGAACCAATCATGGCAAAAATAACACAAGTAAAAGGAAAAGATATTTTTTGTGCCGTACGTACACGATACATAAGAATACTTTTTTGATTACCCACTTGCTCTAAAATTTCAATGTATTCCAAAGACTCACGGATATTCATTTCATAGGGGCTTCTACTTTTAGACGCTAAATCTAAAGGGGTTTTAGGTAATGGAATTTTTTTATTTTGAAAGAAATTACTACTAATTTGAGATAAATTCATTTTGATGTCGTATATAACACCATTAGAAAAATCCCATTTATCATCATTATTATTCCAATTACCCGTCTCGGATACCGTAATTTTTTCTAGTTGATGATTATCAGTTTCGATAACAGTAATATTTTGCATTTCCCTACCATCAAATTCTTGGGCATAAAAAAGGCTTTTTAACTCTCGTTTAACTTCCCCCTCTGGGGTAATAACTTCTTCATACTGAGGGTAAAAAATATCTTGTTGTACAGTGTATTTATTAATTACCCTAGAATCTCCCGCCAAAATGGAAGTAGCCTGATAATTTGACGGGGGTATAATCAACTCATTAAAAGCAAAAGTCACAAGGGTAATAATAAGACTAACGGCAATGGTGGGTGCCATAAGTCGATAAACACTGATACCGCTACTTTGTAAGGCAATTAATTCACTGTCTTTACTCAAGCGA
Above is a window of Cyanobacterium stanieri LEGE 03274 DNA encoding:
- a CDS encoding rhodanese-related sulfurtransferase, encoding MKFTFASFYHFTPLKDLEILQEKLLNLCNGFGIKGTILIASEGINSNIVGVTEAIDKVVEEVEKLIGYQGFDVKYSPMDYVPFERMKVKIKKEIITFGIPEANPNEQVGTYLSPREWNELISQSDVKLVDTRNDYEVEIGTFKRADNPHINSFREFNGYIEEHLSENKEQKVALFCTGGIRCEKVTALMLKKGFKEVYHLKGGILKYLEEVPEEESLWEGECFVFDDRVAVKHGLQEGSYQLSECGNPIKKESLTVDNG
- a CDS encoding LptF/LptG family permease, which encodes MRRFNLSIMDGYILREFIIPFIFCVAMFSCVGVAIATISDLSHRIIESNLSLIAAFQVFILKFPEYIGYALPFSVLLTSLLTYSRLSKDSELIALQSSGISVYRLMAPTIAVSLIITLVTFAFNELIIPPSNYQATSILAGDSRVINKYTVQQDIFYPQYEEVITPEGEVKRELKSLFYAQEFDGREMQNITVIETDNHQLEKITVSETGNWNNNDDKWDFSNGVIYDIKMNLSQISSNFFQNKKIPLPKTPLDLASKSRSPYEMNIRESLEYIEILEQVGNQKSILMYRVRTAQKISFPFTCVIFAMIGSSIGAKFNQNNKGTSFGLTVLIVFGYYLMSFFIGSLGLIDVLSPTMAAWLPNFICFGVGVYLLVKS